In 'Nostoc azollae' 0708, the following are encoded in one genomic region:
- a CDS encoding lipopolysaccharide assembly protein LapA domain-containing protein, giving the protein MKSFVNLVIAVIIAVWVMTIALISVQNATPVSLRFLGLQSIHMPFGLVLAFVVAGGLLTMAILQPLWGLGELKSRVDEEADFFIDDEDF; this is encoded by the coding sequence ATGAAAAGTTTTGTGAACTTAGTGATAGCGGTAATTATAGCTGTTTGGGTGATGACGATCGCGCTGATTTCAGTACAGAATGCTACACCTGTATCTTTACGGTTTTTGGGGTTGCAATCAATACACATGCCTTTTGGGTTGGTGTTGGCATTTGTTGTGGCTGGAGGTTTGCTTACTATGGCAATTTTGCAGCCTCTTTGGGGTTTGGGTGAGTTGAAATCTAGAGTTGATGAGGAAGCAGATTTTTTTATTGATGATGAGGATTTTTAG
- a CDS encoding phosphoglucomutase/phosphomannomutase family protein, whose translation MSNPSNSGKIKFGTDGWRGIIADDFTFPNVRKVTRAIASYLETAYSKDRPVLIAYDTRFLADEFARTSAAVLADLGWNVKITDRDCPTPVIAYNARHLNSAGALMFTASHNPAPYCGIKYIPDYAGPATPEITDTIVANIETASDELPGSNPSGTISIFDPKPDYLHFIYTLLDVEKIKGANLKVKYDALYSTSRGYLDEVLEHCGTQLESFHIWRDVLFGGGMPEPKGEQLVELVEAVKTDKADLGLATDGDSDRFGIVDEQGNVLTPNTVLLVLARHLIKNKGKTGAIVRTVATTHLLDNFAAKYGLQIYETAVGFKYIGEKMRETAVLIGGEESGGLSIIGHIPEKDGVLADMLVAEAIAYEGKPLSQLVQEAITEADGPLYNNRLDLHLTESHKNAVIDSFTLMPPSEVAGIKVKEVGRKDGIKLYLEEGSWVLLRPSGTEPLVRVYMETNSPEKLSQIAATMEAEIAKLA comes from the coding sequence ATGAGTAACCCTAGCAATTCAGGTAAGATAAAATTTGGTACTGATGGATGGCGAGGTATTATTGCCGATGATTTTACTTTTCCCAATGTGCGGAAAGTAACCAGGGCAATAGCTAGCTATCTGGAAACTGCCTATAGCAAGGACAGACCAGTTTTAATAGCCTACGATACACGGTTTTTAGCTGACGAGTTTGCCCGTACATCTGCCGCAGTGCTGGCAGATTTGGGTTGGAATGTGAAAATTACTGATCGAGATTGTCCCACACCAGTAATTGCCTACAATGCGCGTCACCTCAATTCCGCAGGGGCGTTGATGTTTACTGCTAGTCATAATCCTGCACCCTATTGTGGGATTAAATATATTCCAGACTATGCTGGGCCTGCTACTCCAGAAATTACTGATACTATTGTGGCAAATATAGAAACTGCATCCGATGAGTTGCCCGGAAGTAACCCATCAGGTACTATTTCTATTTTTGATCCTAAGCCCGATTATTTGCATTTCATCTACACCTTGCTAGATGTGGAAAAAATTAAAGGTGCGAATTTAAAGGTTAAGTACGATGCTCTCTATTCTACCTCTCGTGGCTATTTAGATGAGGTGTTGGAACATTGCGGTACTCAGTTAGAAAGTTTCCATATTTGGAGGGATGTACTTTTTGGCGGTGGTATGCCTGAACCCAAGGGGGAACAGTTAGTTGAGTTGGTGGAAGCTGTTAAGACTGATAAGGCTGATTTGGGTTTGGCAACTGATGGGGATAGTGATCGCTTTGGTATTGTTGATGAACAAGGTAATGTTCTTACTCCTAATACAGTGCTGTTAGTTTTAGCACGGCATTTAATAAAAAACAAGGGTAAAACTGGCGCAATTGTTCGCACTGTGGCGACTACTCATTTGTTAGATAATTTTGCGGCTAAATATGGTTTGCAAATTTATGAAACTGCTGTTGGTTTTAAATACATTGGTGAAAAAATGCGGGAAACCGCTGTTTTGATTGGTGGTGAGGAATCTGGTGGTTTAAGTATTATTGGCCATATTCCTGAAAAGGATGGTGTTCTAGCCGATATGCTGGTGGCTGAGGCGATCGCTTATGAAGGTAAGCCTTTGAGTCAGTTGGTGCAGGAAGCGATCACAGAAGCTGATGGTCCTTTGTATAACAACCGCTTGGATTTACACCTTACTGAGTCTCACAAAAATGCTGTGATTGATTCCTTCACCTTAATGCCTCCTTCCGAAGTAGCAGGAATTAAGGTGAAGGAGGTGGGACGTAAGGATGGCATTAAGCTGTATTTGGAAGAGGGTAGTTGGGTATTACTGCGTCCTTCTGGTACAGAACCTTTGGTGAGGGTGTACATGGAAACTAATTCACCGGAAAAACTTAGCCAGATTGCAGCGACTATGGAAGCTGAAATTGCTAAGTTAGCATAA
- a CDS encoding PD-(D/E)XK nuclease family protein, producing MSTPDRPFASYHLWSLVAPARGQEHWHCQMRRGFIKARQHEPEVKALLAKATPPQHIGILAQKGVYEFHHHLHWLTQSDGVEKVAQLLNLSNFTIKVKQRVLQILQKYQKSPLLLGKRIIQLTSGDEGFPKPIVIEQANYCFRLYAAMDCVFIESDSTLHILDFKTGKSAFDKRQALVYLLAARYLYPGKLAVASFYNLEICQKSELITINNNELASLESELANIAYKHQLDLQKYQAKSSNFSKIFPPNPGHHCHFCPFNSICEFSHLQFDKSLSMPITKNRS from the coding sequence ATGTCAACCCCCGATAGACCCTTTGCCAGTTACCACCTTTGGTCTTTAGTTGCCCCTGCTAGAGGGCAAGAACATTGGCATTGCCAAATGAGAAGAGGATTTATTAAAGCTAGACAACATGAACCAGAAGTTAAAGCCTTATTAGCAAAAGCTACTCCACCTCAACACATTGGCATACTTGCCCAAAAAGGTGTGTATGAGTTTCATCATCATCTACATTGGTTAACTCAGTCCGATGGTGTGGAAAAAGTGGCCCAGTTACTGAACTTAAGTAATTTTACTATTAAAGTCAAGCAACGGGTACTACAAATTTTACAAAAATATCAAAAATCGCCTTTACTGTTGGGTAAACGGATCATCCAATTAACGTCTGGTGATGAAGGATTTCCCAAACCAATTGTCATTGAACAAGCTAATTATTGCTTTCGTTTATATGCGGCTATGGATTGTGTATTTATCGAGTCTGATAGCACTTTACATATTTTAGATTTTAAAACGGGTAAATCTGCTTTTGATAAACGACAAGCATTAGTTTATTTATTAGCAGCCCGTTATCTTTATCCCGGAAAACTTGCTGTAGCGTCATTCTATAATTTAGAAATTTGTCAAAAGTCTGAATTAATTACTATTAATAATAACGAGTTAGCATCTCTAGAATCTGAGTTGGCTAATATAGCTTACAAGCACCAACTAGATTTACAGAAATATCAAGCTAAAAGCAGTAATTTTAGCAAAATTTTTCCCCCTAATCCTGGACATCACTGCCATTTCTGTCCATTTAATTCAATCTGTGAATTCTCTCATCTTCAGTTCGATAAATCCCTGTCCATGCCAATTACTAAAAATCGTTCTTAA
- a CDS encoding transglutaminase domain-containing protein translates to MNSALPSLTVSQMFGQKTIRPLTAATIYGIAFIKDRLIAIDTIKGHLLEIDPISDNSKILNPHQVKEFQDVTGLAVWEDTLWISRRNGIYLCNFTSLGLEHFVTLPYAADGVGVWESTIYVSCQRLASIIVFDRDTRKEITRFHTPGVGIENLAVSQEALWVCDHTEQTVYSMDRATGEFRFSVITPFASPTGIAIHSQDATGKDILYVSYSTEEPYIRDNPNADPSHELTYRDITFIHPLYYHYEPDKRYALSNGYLVEMSYVEEISPLEEVYLPNVEWRIALPSETERQKVKQVEPIGLPFTEEIIDGQRVAVFKFDSLAPGERHIFGWKALLEVRGIKYRITPKDVEILPELTPELQTRYLVDDDDLAMNTAIVNRAAREAVGSETNILRKMYSIRNYVYDELSYGIKPYIDTPDIVLERGVGSCGEYVGVLLALCRLNGIPCRTVGRYKCPPYGEQQGVPLQPDFNHVWLEFYIPSFGWVPMESNPDDIGDTGHYPTRFFMGLCWYHVEIGRGVTFETLTSNGDRLTKEDISIGDLAINHIRFTILKELPPF, encoded by the coding sequence ATGAATTCTGCACTCCCTAGTTTGACTGTTAGCCAGATGTTTGGGCAAAAAACAATCCGACCGCTTACTGCTGCTACGATTTATGGTATTGCTTTCATCAAAGATAGACTTATTGCTATCGACACGATTAAAGGTCATCTGTTGGAGATTGACCCTATCTCTGATAACAGTAAAATTCTCAATCCTCACCAAGTCAAGGAATTTCAGGACGTTACTGGTTTAGCAGTGTGGGAAGATACACTGTGGATCAGTCGTCGTAATGGCATTTATTTGTGTAACTTTACCTCCTTGGGTCTGGAGCACTTTGTTACTTTGCCTTATGCTGCTGATGGTGTTGGTGTTTGGGAATCGACGATTTATGTTAGCTGCCAAAGACTAGCCTCTATTATCGTTTTCGACCGCGATACACGCAAAGAAATTACTAGATTTCATACTCCTGGTGTTGGTATAGAAAATTTAGCTGTTAGTCAGGAAGCTTTGTGGGTTTGCGATCACACTGAACAAACAGTTTATTCTATGGATCGGGCAACTGGAGAATTTCGCTTTAGTGTTATTACACCTTTTGCTTCTCCTACAGGTATCGCTATTCATAGCCAAGACGCAACAGGCAAGGATATTCTTTATGTTTCCTACTCCACAGAAGAGCCCTATATCCGTGATAACCCCAATGCTGACCCTAGTCATGAGCTAACATACCGAGATATCACTTTTATTCATCCCCTGTATTATCATTACGAGCCAGATAAACGCTACGCGCTATCTAATGGTTATCTGGTAGAAATGTCCTATGTAGAGGAAATTTCTCCCTTGGAGGAGGTTTATTTACCTAATGTAGAATGGCGTATCGCGCTACCATCAGAAACAGAACGCCAAAAGGTCAAACAAGTTGAACCGATTGGTTTACCCTTCACAGAAGAAATTATTGATGGACAACGGGTAGCCGTATTTAAGTTTGATTCTCTCGCTCCCGGAGAACGTCATATATTTGGCTGGAAAGCACTTTTGGAAGTCCGGGGTATTAAGTATCGCATCACTCCTAAAGATGTAGAAATTCTGCCTGAACTGACACCAGAACTACAAACGCGCTATTTAGTAGATGATGATGATTTAGCAATGAATACTGCTATTGTCAATCGTGCAGCCCGTGAAGCGGTCGGTTCGGAAACAAATATATTGCGAAAAATGTACAGTATCCGCAACTATGTTTATGATGAGTTGTCTTATGGGATTAAACCCTATATAGATACGCCAGATATCGTTTTAGAACGGGGAGTCGGTTCATGTGGCGAATATGTAGGAGTATTATTGGCTTTGTGCCGTTTGAATGGCATTCCTTGTCGGACTGTAGGTAGGTATAAATGCCCCCCCTATGGTGAACAACAGGGAGTTCCGCTGCAACCCGATTTTAATCATGTTTGGCTAGAGTTCTATATCCCCAGTTTTGGTTGGGTGCCAATGGAATCAAATCCTGATGATATAGGTGATACTGGTCACTATCCCACACGCTTTTTTATGGGATTATGTTGGTATCACGTTGAAATTGGAAGAGGAGTCACTTTTGAAACTTTAACCAGTAATGGTGATCGGTTAACAAAAGAAGACATATCCATTGGCGACTTGGCCATTAATCATATTCGGTTTACAATTCTTAAAGAATTACCACCTTTTTAA
- a CDS encoding cation-translocating P-type ATPase: MSAHSLPEGAAVWHSLEVDKALELLDSNADSGLTPQEVEQRLQKYGLNELEEQGGRSPWEILLDQFTNIMLLMLIGVALISGFLDFMAWQQGTLRTGEVPFKDTIAIMAIVSLNGILGYVQESRAEKALAALKKLSSPLVRIIRDGKLADVPGKELVPGDVMLLEAGVQLAADGRLIEQSNLQVRESALTGEAEAVNKQAKLTLPEDTALGDRINLVFQGTEVVQGRAKVLVTNTGMTTELGKIATMLQSVESEPTPLQQRMTQLGNVLVTGSLVLVAIVLVGGIIQARGFTNLQELLEVSLSMAVAVVPEGLPAVITITLALGTQRMVRHNALIRKLPAVETLGSVTTICSDKTGTLTQNKMVVQLVYTNHKNFRVTGEGYAPVGDFQLNGQKVDPDENPEISALLVACAMCNDSVLQKEAGEWAILGDPTEGALMTLGGKAGIEKDQWHSKLPRVSEFPFSSERKRMSVICQVEEVVTVDPAMSGVDPLIAGFLESEPYLMFTKGSPELTLARCNRIYLGDRSIPIDEEQRTQISVANDYMASQGLRVLGFAYKPLTDVPTEASEDISEQDLVWLGLVGMLDAPRPEVRDAVKECRQAGIRPVMITGDHQLTARAIAVDLGIADADARVLTGQELQRMSDTELKEKVDLVSIYARVSPEHKLRIVQALQRRGRFVAMTGDGVNDAPALKQADIGIAMGITGTDVSKEASDMVLLDDNFATIVAATKEGRVVYTNIRRFIKYILGSNIGEVLTIAAAPILGLGGVPLTPLQILWMNLVTDGLPALALAVEPPELDVMQCPPFSPRESIFARGLGSYIVRIGIVFAIITIILMEWAYFHVRTATAEGLDPERWKTMVFTSLCLAQMGHALAIRSNNQLTIEMNAFSNPFVLGAVVATTILQLMLVYVPPLQAFFGTHYLPLDELLVCIGFSALMFVWIEGEKIFFRLMGKRSV, from the coding sequence ATGTCTGCTCATTCTTTACCTGAAGGTGCCGCAGTTTGGCATAGTTTAGAAGTTGATAAAGCTTTAGAACTGCTTGATAGCAATGCAGACAGCGGCTTAACACCCCAAGAAGTTGAACAACGTTTACAAAAATACGGACTCAATGAACTAGAAGAACAGGGCGGCCGTAGCCCTTGGGAGATTTTGCTAGATCAGTTCACTAACATTATGTTATTGATGCTGATCGGTGTCGCCCTAATTTCTGGTTTTTTAGATTTTATGGCTTGGCAACAAGGCACCTTAAGAACTGGTGAAGTGCCATTTAAAGACACAATTGCAATTATGGCGATTGTGTCTTTAAATGGCATTCTGGGTTATGTGCAGGAAAGCCGTGCGGAAAAAGCCCTAGCAGCACTAAAAAAACTATCCTCTCCCTTAGTCCGCATTATCCGTGATGGTAAACTGGCGGATGTGCCAGGTAAGGAACTAGTACCAGGAGATGTGATGCTCCTGGAAGCTGGTGTGCAATTAGCTGCGGATGGACGCTTAATAGAACAGTCTAATTTGCAAGTGCGGGAGTCAGCACTGACAGGTGAAGCTGAAGCTGTAAATAAGCAGGCAAAACTCACATTGCCAGAAGATACGGCATTAGGTGATCGCATTAATTTAGTTTTTCAAGGAACAGAAGTAGTCCAAGGACGGGCTAAGGTTCTTGTTACAAATACTGGCATGACAACGGAATTGGGCAAAATTGCCACAATGTTGCAGTCGGTAGAAAGTGAACCTACACCTCTCCAACAGCGCATGACTCAACTTGGTAATGTGTTAGTGACAGGTTCTTTGGTGCTAGTGGCGATTGTGCTAGTCGGTGGTATTATCCAAGCCAGGGGTTTTACCAATTTACAAGAACTTTTAGAAGTTTCTCTGAGTATGGCGGTGGCTGTAGTTCCTGAAGGTTTACCAGCCGTAATTACTATTACTCTAGCACTGGGAACCCAGCGGATGGTGCGCCACAACGCCTTGATTCGTAAACTTCCTGCGGTGGAAACTCTCGGTTCTGTAACTACCATCTGTTCTGATAAAACCGGGACTCTGACTCAAAATAAAATGGTGGTGCAGTTAGTCTACACCAATCATAAAAATTTCCGAGTCACAGGAGAAGGTTATGCTCCTGTTGGGGATTTTCAGTTAAATGGCCAAAAAGTTGACCCAGATGAAAATCCAGAAATATCGGCTTTGTTAGTTGCTTGTGCTATGTGTAATGACTCTGTGCTGCAAAAAGAAGCTGGAGAATGGGCAATTTTAGGAGACCCCACCGAAGGCGCTTTAATGACTTTGGGGGGTAAAGCTGGGATTGAAAAAGATCAATGGCATAGTAAATTACCCCGCGTGTCTGAGTTCCCCTTTTCCTCAGAACGGAAACGCATGAGTGTAATTTGTCAAGTGGAGGAAGTTGTTACAGTTGATCCAGCCATGAGTGGGGTTGACCCACTAATAGCAGGGTTTCTAGAATCTGAACCATATTTAATGTTTACTAAAGGTTCACCAGAATTAACTTTGGCACGTTGTAATCGGATATATCTAGGCGATCGCTCCATCCCCATCGACGAAGAACAACGCACTCAAATTTCGGTAGCCAATGATTACATGGCGAGTCAAGGTTTACGGGTGTTGGGTTTTGCCTATAAACCTCTCACAGATGTACCGACCGAAGCTTCTGAGGATATTTCTGAACAAGATTTGGTATGGTTGGGCTTAGTGGGAATGCTGGATGCACCACGCCCAGAAGTGAGGGATGCTGTAAAAGAATGTCGTCAGGCAGGTATTCGTCCGGTAATGATTACTGGGGATCATCAATTAACGGCACGGGCGATCGCTGTAGACTTGGGTATAGCTGATGCAGATGCTAGAGTCCTCACCGGGCAAGAATTGCAACGCATGAGTGACACCGAACTGAAGGAAAAAGTTGATTTAGTTAGTATTTACGCCAGAGTCTCTCCAGAACACAAACTCAGAATTGTTCAAGCTCTACAACGTCGCGGTAGATTTGTCGCCATGACAGGGGATGGTGTTAATGATGCACCAGCCTTGAAGCAAGCTGATATCGGGATTGCTATGGGTATCACTGGTACAGATGTGAGTAAGGAAGCCAGCGACATGGTGCTGTTAGATGATAACTTTGCCACCATTGTCGCCGCTACTAAAGAAGGTAGAGTTGTTTATACCAATATTCGGCGCTTTATTAAATACATCTTGGGAAGTAATATTGGTGAAGTTCTCACCATCGCTGCTGCACCAATTTTGGGATTGGGAGGTGTTCCCCTCACACCTTTGCAAATTCTCTGGATGAATTTAGTAACAGATGGTTTACCGGCCTTAGCATTAGCTGTAGAACCTCCAGAACTAGATGTAATGCAATGTCCTCCTTTTAGTCCCCGTGAAAGCATTTTTGCCAGGGGTTTAGGTTCTTACATAGTTCGCATTGGCATTGTGTTTGCCATCATTACAATTATTCTGATGGAATGGGCATATTTTCACGTCAGAACCGCCACAGCAGAAGGTCTAGATCCCGAACGTTGGAAAACAATGGTTTTTACTTCTCTGTGTCTTGCTCAAATGGGTCATGCGCTCGCCATTCGTTCTAATAATCAACTCACAATTGAGATGAATGCTTTTTCTAACCCATTCGTATTGGGGGCTGTAGTGGCTACTACGATTTTACAGTTGATGCTAGTATATGTTCCACCTCTACAAGCTTTTTTTGGCACTCATTACCTACCTCTAGATGAGTTACTAGTTTGTATTGGTTTTAGCGCCTTGATGTTTGTTTGGATTGAAGGAGAAAAAATATTTTTCCGTTTGATGGGCAAAAGGAGTGTCTAG
- the recF gene encoding DNA replication/repair protein RecF (All proteins in this family for which functions are known are DNA-binding proteins that assist the filamentation of RecA onto DNA for the initiation of recombination or recombinational repair.), translating into MYLKTLHLRQFRNYQDQKIEFTAPKTILVGNNAQGKSNFLEAVELLATLRSHRLARDHDLIRDGDAIAQINATLERALGISDLTLTLHRHARRSVAINSEIVRRQMDFLGVLNAVEFSSLDLELVRGSPENRRNWLDTLLIQLEPVYAHILQQYNQVLRQRNAFLKKSQESGVRSQESQLSIWDAQLVTAGTRLIIRRDRAIQRLAPIAAGWHASISGSTEVLQIQYAPNVPLAKNHAEEVQQAFLGKIQQRTASELHRSTTLVGPHRDEVKLSINQKPARQYGSQGQQRTLVLALKLAELQLIEEVINESPLLLLDDVLAELDPFRQNQLLDAIQERFQTLITTTHLGAFDSQWLKSSQILYVRTGKIIN; encoded by the coding sequence ATGTATCTCAAAACTCTACACCTCCGACAGTTTCGCAATTACCAAGACCAAAAAATTGAGTTTACTGCACCTAAAACTATTTTAGTGGGTAATAATGCTCAGGGAAAATCGAATTTTTTGGAGGCTGTAGAATTGTTGGCAACATTGCGATCACACCGATTGGCACGCGATCACGATTTAATTAGAGATGGAGATGCAATCGCTCAAATTAATGCCACTCTAGAACGAGCCCTAGGCATAAGTGACTTAACATTAACTTTACACCGTCATGCTCGCCGGAGTGTAGCCATTAACAGCGAAATAGTCCGCCGCCAAATGGATTTCCTCGGCGTTCTCAATGCAGTTGAATTTTCCAGTTTAGATTTAGAATTAGTAAGGGGAAGTCCTGAAAATCGTCGTAACTGGTTAGATACCCTTTTAATCCAACTCGAACCAGTTTATGCTCACATTTTGCAGCAATATAATCAAGTCTTACGTCAACGTAATGCTTTTTTGAAAAAGAGTCAGGAGTCAGGAGTTAGGAGTCAAGAGTCACAACTTTCCATTTGGGATGCACAGTTAGTCACTGCAGGGACACGACTCATTATCAGACGTGACAGAGCTATCCAAAGATTAGCACCCATCGCCGCAGGTTGGCATGCTAGTATAAGTGGTAGTACAGAAGTTCTGCAAATCCAGTATGCTCCTAATGTACCCCTAGCAAAAAACCATGCAGAAGAAGTGCAGCAAGCTTTTCTCGGGAAAATTCAACAGCGAACGGCATCTGAACTGCACAGAAGCACTACCTTAGTGGGGCCTCACCGCGACGAAGTAAAATTAAGCATCAATCAGAAACCTGCACGTCAATATGGTTCTCAAGGACAACAAAGAACTTTAGTTCTGGCTTTAAAATTAGCCGAATTACAATTAATTGAAGAAGTAATTAATGAATCCCCATTACTTCTTTTAGATGATGTCTTAGCTGAGTTAGATCCATTTCGCCAAAATCAATTACTTGATGCGATCCAAGAGCGATTTCAAACCCTAATCACTACCACTCATTTAGGTGCTTTCGATTCTCAGTGGTTAAAATCTTCACAGATTTTATATGTCCGAACAGGAAAAATTATAAATTAA